The following are encoded together in the Thalassolituus oleivorans MIL-1 genome:
- a CDS encoding DUF2804 domain-containing protein → MTSRDQLVGDNGQPAYGIFPRGVGDINFMDFDLRNSMDRKIGQSAKRRRFNQFEFIGITSPSLIVGIAIVDLKLVSNAFVYLFNPETKAYKEYSFLQPLSRGTRFGTRPNKDTVTFVKGRNRVTIRATQRPGIRQVRVSLKDGTQIRASIDESTNYHPLALCTRTGYEGWTYTQKVCARVCHGSVVWAGNTYNLEKIGAMASVDWTGGFMRRETVWNWGSLSCRLADGRRLGFNLAAGVNETGFTENALWLDDQLIKINQVDFRFDRYQSDHAWGMHSDDGKIQLFFEPRGQRCEKINALIIKSNFTQHFGQFYGDIVLENEVIHLDGQWGFAEDHYAKW, encoded by the coding sequence ATGACCTCGCGTGACCAACTTGTTGGCGACAACGGCCAGCCTGCCTACGGCATATTCCCTCGGGGTGTTGGTGATATCAATTTTATGGATTTCGATCTGCGTAACAGTATGGATCGTAAAATTGGACAATCAGCCAAACGTCGTCGCTTTAATCAATTTGAATTTATTGGAATTACCAGTCCAAGTTTGATTGTTGGTATCGCGATTGTTGACTTGAAACTGGTCAGTAATGCGTTCGTTTATCTATTTAATCCTGAGACCAAAGCCTACAAAGAATACAGTTTTCTCCAACCATTAAGTCGTGGCACCCGCTTTGGTACGCGCCCGAATAAAGATACGGTGACCTTTGTTAAAGGCCGCAATCGCGTCACCATACGTGCAACCCAACGTCCCGGTATTCGCCAAGTACGTGTATCGCTAAAAGATGGCACGCAAATACGCGCCAGCATAGATGAAAGTACTAACTATCACCCTCTTGCACTGTGCACTCGCACCGGCTATGAGGGGTGGACCTATACCCAAAAGGTGTGTGCGCGGGTATGTCATGGTTCCGTCGTGTGGGCGGGTAATACTTATAATCTAGAAAAAATAGGAGCGATGGCCAGCGTCGACTGGACCGGTGGTTTTATGCGTCGCGAAACAGTATGGAATTGGGGTAGCCTCTCTTGCCGCTTAGCCGATGGCCGACGCTTAGGCTTTAATTTAGCCGCAGGGGTCAACGAAACTGGATTTACGGAAAATGCCCTCTGGCTTGATGACCAACTCATAAAAATCAATCAGGTAGACTTCCGCTTTGATCGTTACCAAAGCGATCATGCTTGGGGCATGCATTCAGATGATGGCAAAATCCAACTATTCTTCGAACCTCGTGGGCAACGCTGCGAAAAAATTAATGCTCTCATTATTAAGTCTAACTTCACACAGCACTTTGGACAGTTTTACGGTGACATCGTATTAGAAAATGAAGTCATTCATTTAGATGGCCAATGGGGCTTTGCCGAAGACCACTACGCTAAGTGGTAA
- a CDS encoding heme lyase CcmF/NrfE family subunit, with product MVPEFGQLALIFAFVCAAFQVVIPLVGVNRGAPWLMAYARPLATGQALFLLISLFSLAYCFVVDDFSVAYVAANSNTALPTPFKISAVWGAHEGSLLLWVTMLGLWSLAVAWLSKSLPIDMIARVLAVMGMVSVGFILFTLETSNPFSRHLPSAPAEGGDLNPLLQDFGLIVHPPTLYMGYVGLSVAFAFAIAALMSGRLDAAWARWSRPWTTAAWIFLTVGIALGSWWAYYELGWGGWWFWDPVENASLMPWLVATALLHSLAVTEKRGLFKSWTVLLAIFAFSLSLLGTFLVRSGVLTSVHAFASDPERGIFILALLGICVGGSLLLYAIKAPTVASTGRFELVSREMFLLLNNLLLVVIALAILIGTLYPLVYDFMGLGKLSVGAAWFNTMFVPLSVGLAVVVGAGAMSRWKVDSLGRIGTMLWPAAIAAIVFAIITPMIISGELKGMVVLGLSVSIWLTLATFIDVWKKSRGQITRIPNLGMSYLGMILAHLGVAVTIVGVTMVANYSTEKSVRIAPGERETLGDYVFEFAQGGHITGPNYTSDAVRFNVYEDDKLISTLMAEKRRYTARGSVMTEAAIDVSLFRDLYVSMGEPLDNGAWGMRLQVKPFMRWVWLGAIFMACGGFLAMLDKRYRRRADKKVTAAKGAELGGVNA from the coding sequence ATGGTGCCCGAATTTGGCCAACTAGCGTTAATATTTGCTTTTGTCTGCGCCGCTTTTCAAGTGGTCATTCCATTGGTAGGCGTAAATCGTGGAGCGCCTTGGCTAATGGCGTATGCCCGCCCTTTGGCGACTGGCCAAGCGCTATTTTTATTGATATCGCTATTTTCTTTAGCGTATTGCTTTGTTGTTGATGATTTCTCGGTGGCGTATGTCGCTGCCAATAGCAATACCGCGTTACCAACACCCTTTAAAATCAGCGCGGTATGGGGCGCTCATGAAGGCTCTTTGCTGCTATGGGTAACTATGCTTGGCTTGTGGAGCTTGGCGGTTGCTTGGTTAAGTAAGTCGTTACCTATCGATATGATTGCTCGAGTACTTGCGGTAATGGGCATGGTGTCGGTGGGCTTTATTTTGTTCACCCTTGAAACCTCAAATCCATTCAGTCGTCATTTGCCATCGGCTCCAGCCGAAGGCGGCGACCTTAATCCCTTGCTACAAGATTTCGGTTTGATTGTGCATCCGCCTACTTTGTACATGGGTTACGTTGGCTTATCAGTGGCTTTTGCTTTTGCTATCGCAGCGTTAATGAGTGGTCGTTTGGATGCCGCTTGGGCGCGTTGGTCGCGTCCGTGGACAACCGCTGCGTGGATCTTCCTAACTGTCGGCATCGCATTGGGTAGCTGGTGGGCGTATTACGAACTTGGCTGGGGTGGCTGGTGGTTCTGGGATCCGGTAGAAAATGCATCATTAATGCCTTGGCTGGTTGCAACTGCGTTACTGCATTCCTTAGCGGTAACGGAAAAACGCGGTTTATTTAAAAGCTGGACTGTGTTGCTGGCGATCTTTGCTTTTTCGTTAAGTTTACTCGGCACCTTCTTGGTTCGTTCTGGGGTATTAACTTCCGTGCATGCGTTCGCTTCTGATCCTGAGCGCGGTATTTTTATTCTCGCATTGCTCGGTATCTGTGTTGGTGGATCCTTACTTTTATACGCGATAAAAGCACCGACCGTAGCCTCAACGGGACGTTTCGAGCTGGTATCGCGCGAGATGTTTTTACTGCTAAATAACTTGCTGTTAGTGGTCATCGCTTTAGCTATTTTAATCGGAACACTATATCCGCTTGTGTACGATTTTATGGGACTCGGCAAATTGTCTGTGGGTGCCGCTTGGTTTAATACTATGTTTGTTCCGCTTAGCGTAGGTCTTGCGGTTGTGGTGGGTGCAGGTGCTATGTCACGCTGGAAAGTCGATTCGCTTGGTCGTATCGGCACTATGCTTTGGCCTGCGGCGATAGCAGCGATTGTTTTTGCCATTATTACGCCAATGATTATCAGCGGTGAATTGAAAGGCATGGTGGTGCTTGGTTTAAGCGTCAGTATTTGGCTCACGCTAGCCACCTTTATTGATGTGTGGAAAAAATCACGCGGACAAATTACTCGAATTCCTAATTTAGGAATGAGTTATCTCGGTATGATTTTGGCGCACTTAGGTGTGGCGGTGACGATTGTGGGTGTCACTATGGTGGCTAACTACAGTACTGAAAAATCGGTAAGGATTGCTCCTGGTGAACGTGAAACCTTAGGTGATTATGTCTTTGAATTTGCTCAGGGCGGACACATCACTGGGCCAAACTATACCTCTGATGCCGTGCGCTTTAATGTGTATGAAGATGACAAGTTAATTAGCACTTTGATGGCGGAAAAGCGTCGCTATACCGCTCGTGGTTCGGTGATGACAGAGGCGGCTATTGATGTCTCTTTGTTCCGTGATTTATACGTCTCTATGGGCGAACCGTTAGACAACGGTGCTTGGGGGATGCGCTTGCAGGTTAAGCCATTTATGCGCTGGGTATGGCTGGGTGCTATTTTTATGGCGTGTGGTGGTTTCTTAGCTATGTTGGATAAACGCTATCGTCGTCGCGCTGATAAAAAAGTAACGGCAGCAAAAGGTGCTGAACTGGGGGGAGTAAACGCATGA
- the ccmI gene encoding c-type cytochrome biogenesis protein CcmI: MIWALLLLLTAVLFVILLQPLLKSDDADLDSDSASLQQSENLRLYQTRSADIDAMEITEDEKAALRLELDRELLANANQAQSYSKTPSKALRAGFLVAVVAVAVGATVLLYQQWGAANAIAATALLDKASSVELSDKEREELIERLTAAAKHDPEEIEWNYLLGRLLNAQGDFSQAADVFADILAALPAEAAQDRAATMTLLAQARFFANDQVADEETYGLVKRALELAPNQRQTMGIAGILAFELGHYSAAVDHWKGLYLGMPEGPESQSLGQGIERAASLAAEQGEEIDLSWMERAQIQVFVALSDAAKAEVNSTDSVFVLAKAVSGPPMPLAVQRLTVADLPQVITLSDAQAMAAGLQLSNFAEVTVIARVSRTNQPIAQPGDWQTQISPVATRGTDLLNLSIDQRVE, from the coding sequence ATGATTTGGGCATTGTTATTGTTACTGACGGCCGTGTTGTTCGTCATTTTATTACAGCCATTATTAAAAAGTGATGATGCTGATTTAGATAGTGATTCTGCGTCTCTTCAGCAAAGTGAGAATTTGCGCTTATATCAAACGCGTAGCGCCGATATTGACGCTATGGAAATCACTGAAGACGAAAAAGCAGCGCTGCGTTTAGAGCTAGACCGGGAGTTGCTGGCGAATGCTAATCAGGCGCAGAGCTATTCCAAGACACCGAGCAAAGCACTGCGAGCGGGTTTTCTGGTTGCTGTGGTTGCGGTTGCGGTTGGTGCTACCGTGCTTTTGTATCAACAGTGGGGTGCGGCTAACGCTATCGCGGCGACCGCGTTGCTGGATAAAGCCAGTTCGGTAGAGCTATCGGATAAAGAACGTGAAGAGTTGATTGAGCGTTTAACCGCTGCTGCTAAGCACGACCCTGAAGAGATCGAGTGGAATTATTTACTTGGTCGGTTATTAAATGCTCAAGGTGATTTCAGCCAAGCGGCGGATGTGTTTGCAGATATTCTAGCGGCATTGCCTGCGGAAGCCGCACAAGATAGAGCGGCGACCATGACATTACTGGCACAGGCGCGTTTTTTCGCTAACGATCAAGTCGCTGATGAAGAAACCTACGGCTTAGTTAAACGAGCGTTAGAGTTGGCGCCTAATCAACGTCAAACGATGGGTATTGCTGGCATTTTAGCCTTTGAGTTAGGCCATTACAGTGCTGCGGTTGATCATTGGAAGGGGCTTTATCTTGGCATGCCGGAAGGGCCAGAATCGCAGTCGTTGGGCCAAGGCATTGAACGAGCTGCTAGTCTTGCCGCCGAGCAGGGGGAAGAAATTGATTTAAGTTGGATGGAGCGTGCGCAAATTCAAGTGTTTGTTGCGCTCTCGGATGCAGCTAAAGCAGAGGTAAATAGTACCGATAGTGTATTTGTTTTGGCCAAAGCTGTTAGCGGCCCACCAATGCCTCTGGCTGTGCAGCGTTTAACGGTGGCAGACTTACCTCAGGTCATCACCCTTAGCGATGCTCAGGCGATGGCTGCGGGCTTACAATTGAGTAATTTTGCTGAGGTAACGGTTATTGCCCGAGTTTCTCGCACTAATCAACCGATAGCTCAGCCTGGTGATTGGCAAACGCAGATTTCGCCAGTTGCTACTCGTGGTACAGATTTGTTAAATCTCAGCATTGATCAGCGTGTTGAATAA
- a CDS encoding DsbE family thiol:disulfide interchange protein — protein MNRSLLFIPLGIFVLMAVVFWIGLGQEDKTSLPSPLIDHPFPEFSLTVLEDSRAVTKADIVGAPALVNVWATWCPTCKQEHTFLNELASQGVRIFGINYKDNDEKAKDWLMSFGNPYIWNLSDPNGQLGLELGVYGAPETFLVDSKGIIRAKHIGDLNPKVWQTLKLQFEAME, from the coding sequence ATGAATCGTAGTTTGCTTTTTATTCCTCTTGGTATTTTCGTACTCATGGCGGTGGTGTTTTGGATTGGCTTAGGTCAAGAAGATAAAACCAGTTTGCCATCGCCATTAATCGATCATCCTTTTCCTGAATTTTCATTAACGGTTTTGGAAGACAGCCGAGCAGTGACGAAAGCGGACATCGTTGGCGCACCTGCACTGGTTAATGTGTGGGCTACTTGGTGCCCTACGTGTAAGCAAGAGCACACGTTTTTAAATGAGTTGGCCAGTCAAGGCGTACGTATTTTCGGAATCAATTACAAAGACAATGACGAGAAGGCAAAAGACTGGTTAATGTCGTTTGGTAATCCGTACATATGGAATTTGTCTGATCCGAATGGTCAGCTGGGTTTGGAGCTGGGTGTATACGGTGCACCAGAAACTTTCTTAGTGGATTCTAAGGGTATTATTCGCGCTAAACATATCGGTGATTTAAATCCTAAGGTTTGGCAGACATTGAAACTTCAATTTGAGGCGATGGAATAA
- a CDS encoding OmpA family protein, which translates to MTLFNTHSKSLLTTVRAAVLLTGMGMLSMTTANNAFAAVTPANTEIENTAVASYQVAGVDFTKAASVSLTTQEINPGPIAPTPAEISLGHYDDTGTSNDTYLTDSECSDSAGNYTSLTGFTDLSGTSHSLPGNYSLSDDQFGYKVGEPLFILVTEGDKNINPVRPDQIVITISSSDGSDTETIRLTETGNNTGKFAGVLPTTVASNTSQSYNCVLSVKSGQTVVATYQDAADSTDIVSDSTRFDPSSRVFNAATGAPINGVSITLIDVATGLPADGKVFEDDGVTPYPSTVKTGPAPTISASAVTPSFADGAFRFPVIASGEYQLQVSGPADFRIPSDLTDDELINAPNGPFAISAISRGESFTVNNRVFVTDIGADPLDTNLLLSKTASKNEAGVGDFIEFTIRLSNGEVLLNDAEVKDQLPAGLRYRQGSARINGVKVEDPSISSKGTLLTFTLPEVSAEASLTLSYVTQVTTLAKGQVTNTAWINDDVVVSNRASARVSIRDDFYKDNARLFGRVFLDDCNGNQESADGVPNIRLFMEDGTYVVTDEAGEWHIEDVKPGTHVVQIDKATVPPYMELMECDLRGFHAGRDFSQFVDVQGGSFWRVDFALKMLEPDMGEVTQQLNHELVPLDIAANQATPYNSPVKQKVRFTIDVKGTGLPVNNVIQMIALPDGLIYQTGTTDMDGVASADPEISYGTLIYRLGDKPESWSHQIHFDAIVTDQAQSGDLVTRSITRFQAEGQTPQQVKAATTTALLVLPPADGEVKPVSPPKFANFSDVLTDEDKQNLRSVIERLDGLDNLKIQIVGHTDSTRISKRNQHIFADNQALSEARAKSVATYLAEELKVAGSQVTALGKGATVPVASNASAEGRAQNRRVEVKVLNADAVLSLKSQGSDLQVAGVQSLIPGFTGLPATAAGNPAQMPSELLIPEFDEQWFDTAADDAQWLWPPLDRSPAIGSIKIAISHAKKQRVVLTLNGSPVSALNYDGTTASTSRDLMVSQWRGVDIQPGANRFGVTILDSNGDVVSEFEKTVHFSQDPAKAELVLDQSTVIADGINPPTIAVRLTDKDGFPIRAKVQGEVEVLAPYQLYDEARQIEANPLAMMQTPHYQVGNDGITRIQLAPTFQAGEAVLRFHHSNGQTDELRVWLKPQDREWILVGLGDLSVGYNAGGGDNASMKAAGIDDNIYSDGRVAFFTQGQVSGEWLITAAYDSGKAEAEPFARVIEPDRYYTLYGDASQQQLDASSARKLYVRVERERFYTVFGDINTDLNVTTLGRYNRKLTGLQSVYQGDVVELSGFISQTNQGFVRDEIQGDGTSGLYRLQKQQLVLNSENVSLEIRDRYRSEVVLSTQLLQRDVDYVIDYQDGTIYFKSPIASTDASFNPRYIVVEYEVDAGDNLGYISGGRAGVKLLGDTVRAGVTAITQNQTGDDRNLQALDATVKLGDTEITAEIAQ; encoded by the coding sequence ATGACTCTGTTCAATACCCACAGCAAATCACTCCTGACAACTGTCAGAGCGGCAGTATTGCTGACTGGAATGGGTATGCTATCGATGACGACAGCGAATAATGCATTCGCTGCGGTCACGCCTGCCAATACGGAAATTGAAAATACTGCAGTGGCATCGTATCAGGTAGCCGGTGTTGATTTTACGAAAGCAGCGTCAGTGAGCTTAACGACTCAGGAAATTAATCCAGGTCCGATTGCTCCGACGCCTGCTGAAATCTCACTTGGCCATTACGACGATACCGGTACTAGCAACGACACCTATTTAACCGATAGCGAATGCTCTGATAGTGCCGGTAACTACACCTCTTTAACTGGCTTTACCGATTTAAGCGGTACGAGTCATAGCTTGCCAGGCAACTACAGCCTGAGTGACGATCAATTTGGTTATAAAGTAGGCGAACCCCTATTTATTTTAGTGACTGAGGGCGACAAAAATATCAACCCTGTTCGTCCCGACCAAATTGTTATTACAATTTCCTCCAGTGATGGTTCTGATACCGAAACCATTCGCCTAACGGAAACAGGTAATAATACTGGAAAATTTGCTGGTGTATTGCCAACGACTGTTGCGAGCAATACCAGCCAATCGTATAACTGTGTTTTGTCGGTAAAATCTGGCCAAACCGTAGTAGCAACCTATCAGGATGCTGCGGACAGCACGGATATTGTTAGCGACTCAACCCGCTTTGATCCAAGCAGCCGTGTATTCAACGCCGCCACTGGTGCCCCCATTAATGGCGTAAGTATTACGCTTATTGATGTAGCCACCGGTCTACCGGCCGATGGCAAAGTATTCGAAGACGACGGTGTTACTCCATATCCAAGTACCGTTAAAACTGGCCCTGCTCCTACCATTAGTGCAAGCGCTGTAACTCCATCATTTGCTGATGGCGCGTTCCGTTTCCCTGTGATTGCTAGCGGTGAATATCAGCTACAAGTTAGCGGCCCAGCAGATTTCCGCATTCCGTCAGATTTAACTGATGATGAATTAATCAATGCACCGAATGGTCCATTTGCTATTAGCGCTATTTCTCGCGGTGAAAGTTTTACCGTGAATAACCGCGTATTCGTAACAGACATTGGTGCCGATCCACTTGATACCAATTTATTACTAAGTAAAACAGCATCTAAAAATGAGGCCGGTGTCGGCGACTTTATTGAGTTCACTATTCGTCTTAGCAATGGTGAAGTATTACTCAATGATGCAGAAGTGAAAGACCAACTACCTGCTGGCTTACGCTATCGCCAAGGCTCTGCGCGCATTAATGGTGTGAAAGTCGAAGATCCTAGCATTAGTAGCAAAGGCACATTACTGACATTTACTCTTCCTGAAGTCTCTGCAGAAGCCAGCTTAACGCTAAGCTACGTCACCCAAGTAACGACCTTGGCAAAAGGCCAAGTTACCAATACCGCATGGATTAACGACGACGTCGTCGTGAGTAATCGCGCTAGCGCTCGCGTATCCATTCGAGACGACTTCTATAAAGATAATGCCCGTTTATTTGGCCGAGTATTCCTTGACGACTGTAACGGTAACCAAGAGTCAGCCGATGGTGTTCCTAACATTCGTTTGTTTATGGAAGACGGCACCTATGTCGTGACCGATGAAGCGGGTGAATGGCATATCGAAGATGTAAAACCGGGCACGCACGTCGTCCAAATTGATAAAGCGACCGTTCCTCCATATATGGAACTAATGGAATGTGATCTCCGTGGTTTCCATGCAGGACGCGACTTCAGCCAATTTGTCGATGTTCAAGGTGGTAGTTTCTGGCGCGTTGATTTCGCATTGAAAATGCTTGAGCCAGACATGGGTGAAGTCACACAACAGTTAAATCATGAGTTAGTGCCTTTAGACATTGCCGCGAACCAAGCAACACCATACAACTCACCGGTTAAGCAAAAAGTACGTTTTACGATTGATGTAAAAGGTACAGGCTTGCCAGTTAACAACGTTATTCAAATGATCGCGTTACCTGACGGTCTTATTTATCAAACCGGAACAACCGATATGGATGGCGTCGCTTCTGCAGACCCAGAAATATCATACGGTACCCTGATTTATCGCTTAGGAGACAAGCCAGAAAGCTGGAGCCATCAAATTCATTTTGATGCAATAGTCACTGACCAAGCTCAGTCTGGCGATCTTGTTACACGTTCGATCACTCGCTTCCAAGCAGAAGGTCAAACACCACAGCAAGTCAAAGCGGCAACTACCACTGCTCTACTAGTATTGCCACCTGCCGATGGTGAGGTAAAACCGGTTAGTCCACCAAAGTTTGCTAACTTCTCGGATGTATTAACCGACGAAGATAAGCAAAACTTACGCTCAGTTATTGAACGTTTGGATGGCCTCGATAATTTGAAAATTCAAATTGTCGGTCATACTGACAGTACCCGTATTTCTAAGCGCAACCAGCATATTTTTGCCGACAACCAAGCCTTATCGGAAGCCCGTGCGAAATCAGTGGCGACCTATTTAGCTGAAGAATTAAAAGTTGCTGGTAGCCAAGTAACAGCGCTGGGTAAAGGTGCAACGGTTCCTGTAGCAAGTAACGCCAGTGCTGAAGGCCGTGCGCAAAACCGTCGCGTTGAAGTGAAAGTACTTAATGCTGATGCGGTACTCAGCTTGAAGAGCCAAGGCAGTGATTTACAAGTCGCCGGCGTTCAATCACTTATCCCAGGCTTTACCGGCTTACCCGCTACCGCGGCAGGCAATCCGGCGCAAATGCCATCGGAATTATTGATTCCTGAATTTGATGAGCAATGGTTCGATACCGCAGCAGACGATGCGCAATGGTTATGGCCACCACTAGATCGCAGCCCAGCTATTGGCTCGATAAAAATCGCAATTTCGCACGCGAAAAAGCAACGAGTTGTTTTGACTCTTAACGGTTCTCCGGTGAGCGCTCTTAACTATGACGGCACTACCGCAAGCACAAGTCGTGATTTGATGGTTAGCCAATGGCGCGGCGTCGATATTCAACCGGGGGCTAACCGTTTCGGCGTAACTATTCTTGATAGCAATGGCGACGTCGTCAGTGAATTCGAGAAGACAGTTCACTTTTCACAAGATCCTGCTAAAGCTGAGTTAGTGCTCGATCAAAGTACAGTGATCGCCGATGGCATTAATCCACCAACGATTGCCGTGCGTTTAACCGACAAAGACGGCTTCCCTATTCGCGCTAAAGTTCAGGGCGAAGTAGAAGTTCTAGCGCCATATCAGCTCTATGACGAAGCCCGTCAAATTGAAGCGAATCCGCTCGCAATGATGCAAACGCCGCACTATCAAGTCGGCAACGATGGCATTACTCGAATTCAATTGGCACCGACTTTCCAAGCGGGTGAAGCGGTATTACGTTTCCATCACTCAAATGGCCAAACCGATGAACTGCGCGTGTGGTTAAAACCACAAGATCGCGAGTGGATTTTGGTCGGTTTAGGCGATCTGTCTGTGGGTTATAACGCTGGCGGTGGCGACAACGCCTCAATGAAAGCCGCAGGTATTGATGACAACATTTATAGTGACGGTCGTGTCGCCTTCTTTACTCAAGGTCAGGTATCCGGCGAATGGTTAATCACCGCTGCCTACGACTCAGGCAAGGCCGAAGCCGAACCTTTCGCTCGTGTCATAGAGCCTGATCGTTACTACACCTTATACGGTGACGCCAGCCAGCAACAACTGGATGCTAGCTCTGCACGTAAGCTGTATGTAAGGGTTGAACGTGAGCGTTTCTACACGGTGTTTGGTGATATTAATACCGATCTGAACGTTACTACTCTAGGTCGCTATAACCGTAAATTGACTGGTTTACAGTCGGTATACCAAGGTGATGTTGTTGAATTATCCGGTTTTATCAGCCAAACCAACCAAGGTTTTGTACGTGACGAAATTCAAGGTGACGGCACGTCTGGTCTGTATCGTTTACAGAAGCAGCAATTAGTTCTCAACAGCGAAAACGTCAGTTTAGAAATTCGTGATCGTTATCGTAGCGAAGTCGTGCTTTCAACCCAATTGCTGCAACGCGATGTTGATTACGTTATCGACTATCAAGATGGCACGATTTATTTCAAGAGCCCAATCGCCAGCACCGACGCATCCTTTAATCCACGCTATATCGTGGTTGAATATGAGGTCGACGCCGGTGATAACCTTGGCTATATCAGTGGTGGCCGTGCTGGTGTGAAATTACTGGGCGATACTGTACGCGCTGGTGTCACCGCCATTACGCAAAATCAAACAGGTGATGATCGTAACTTACAAGCGTTAGACGCCACGGTGAAATTAGGTGATACCGAAATTACCGCTGAAATCGCCCAATAG
- a CDS encoding cytochrome c-type biogenesis protein, with amino-acid sequence MRNYLALVVLALLSLPTLAVVDGQKYPFDDPEKAQRFESLAEDLRCPKCQNQNLADSSAPVAADLREKVYTLMQDGQTDDQIVDYLVARYGDFVRYNPPFRWNTLFLWGGPGVAFLLGLLLIIGIRRAQKKPVADLSDDEKARIEALKNEYLKSESTNKADQS; translated from the coding sequence ATGCGCAATTATTTAGCCTTAGTGGTATTGGCATTACTGAGCTTGCCGACGCTTGCTGTTGTTGATGGCCAGAAATATCCGTTTGATGATCCTGAAAAAGCGCAACGCTTTGAATCATTAGCCGAAGACCTACGTTGTCCTAAATGTCAGAATCAAAACCTCGCTGATTCAAGTGCGCCTGTAGCCGCCGATCTGCGCGAAAAGGTATATACCTTAATGCAAGATGGGCAAACGGATGATCAGATTGTTGATTATCTTGTTGCTCGTTATGGTGATTTCGTTCGTTACAACCCGCCATTTCGTTGGAATACTTTATTTTTATGGGGTGGGCCGGGTGTCGCCTTCTTGCTCGGTTTACTATTAATTATCGGCATTCGTCGCGCGCAGAAGAAACCCGTGGCGGATCTTAGCGATGATGAGAAAGCGCGTATCGAAGCATTAAAAAATGAATATTTAAAAAGCGAATCAACAAATAAGGCCGACCAGTCATGA
- a CDS encoding DUF11 domain-containing protein translates to MNKYSKLIAPVLLGTLSGLAVNVHAAGTAAGTEVTNTATLNYQINGIDQTAVTAEDKFNVDIKVDFDLARLNTDANQTSLETDNVIVAAFVVNNTGNAPTSFAVAAANATGTTVNANGNDYTDTIDLTGTYTYYVDVNGDGQLDAGDTAITVTDEIPADDSVTIFVVLPKENITGVDGDVAITDLTVNGVASTINGTTYNLDTDDNDPSNGSTDDAAIANGATTIEVVYANGATPADADNSEVLSDVLKLAFPNLNSDGGIDNLTKTSVVISDPINGTTNPKAIPGAVVKYTIRIVNTGSASATNVIITDTLPTDTTYVADSLLVSYDDLATPAAADAANVTESSGVITANLGEVAAEEANVIVFQVTIN, encoded by the coding sequence ATGAATAAATATTCAAAACTGATTGCCCCAGTATTACTGGGGACGTTAAGCGGATTGGCAGTCAACGTACATGCAGCAGGTACTGCTGCAGGTACGGAAGTTACCAACACTGCAACCCTTAACTACCAAATCAACGGCATAGACCAAACTGCGGTCACTGCTGAAGATAAATTCAATGTCGATATTAAAGTCGACTTTGATTTGGCACGTTTAAATACTGATGCAAACCAAACATCATTAGAAACTGACAACGTTATCGTTGCAGCTTTCGTGGTAAACAACACTGGTAACGCGCCGACGTCGTTTGCCGTTGCAGCAGCAAACGCAACCGGAACAACGGTAAACGCCAACGGCAATGACTATACCGATACCATCGACCTAACGGGTACCTATACCTATTACGTTGATGTTAATGGTGACGGTCAACTTGATGCCGGCGACACGGCGATCACAGTGACAGATGAAATCCCTGCGGACGATTCAGTCACTATTTTCGTTGTTTTACCAAAAGAAAATATCACCGGTGTTGATGGTGACGTTGCGATCACAGATCTAACGGTTAATGGCGTTGCTTCCACTATTAATGGAACAACCTACAACCTAGATACGGACGACAACGATCCAAGCAACGGCAGCACAGACGATGCAGCAATCGCTAACGGCGCGACCACCATTGAAGTGGTTTATGCCAACGGTGCAACCCCTGCGGATGCTGACAACTCAGAAGTGTTAAGCGACGTTTTAAAATTGGCATTCCCTAACCTAAACAGTGACGGCGGAATTGATAACTTAACGAAAACATCGGTTGTTATCTCTGATCCGATTAATGGCACGACCAACCCTAAAGCCATCCCTGGCGCTGTGGTTAAGTACACCATTCGCATCGTAAACACAGGTAGTGCATCAGCAACCAATGTCATCATTACCGATACATTGCCGACTGACACTACCTACGTTGCAGACTCTCTGTTAGTTAGCTACGACGACCTTGCAACACCGGCAGCCGCCGATGCCGCAAACGTTACGGAAAGCAGTGGCGTAATCACGGCCAACCTAGGCGAAGTAGCCGCGGAAGAAGCCAACGTGATTGTTTTTCAAGTAACTATTAACTGA